One Solanum lycopersicum chromosome 4, SLM_r2.1 DNA window includes the following coding sequences:
- the LOC138348023 gene encoding uncharacterized protein — MKESKVEEFINLKQGLMPIRENSLKFVKLSRIVTSIVSNNRDETSRFLTGISGDLEKECRAVMLHNSMDLSRLMVYVQQVKDSKRKRGVSEVRRPKPSDQAGPSYGGGRNNFGVREQPRFKNGQQCSGSSNSQRSAEPRGGKPEPKKGNGGDVQCHIRECPRVVVLTVESVDRALMPALVAGIEGT; from the coding sequence ATGAAGGAgtccaaggttgaggagtttatcaaccttaaacaGGGATTGATGCCCATTAGGGAgaattccctgaagtttgttaaattGTCCAGGATTGTCACTTCCATTGTATCTAACAATAGGGATGAGACGAGTAGGTTCCTCACAGGAATCTCAGGAGATCTGGAGAAGGAGTGTAGGGCTGTGATGCTCCACAATAGCATGGACCTCTCGAGATTAATGGTATATGTGCAACAGGTAAAGGACAGTAAGAGGAAGAGAGGGGTCAGTGAGGTTAGGAGGCCTAAACCGTCTGATCAGGCAGGTCCTAGTTATGGTGGAGGCAGGAACAACTTCGGCGTCCGTGAACAACCCAGATTTAAAAATGGGCAACAGTGTTCAGGGAGCTCTAACTCTCAGAGAAGTGCAGAACCTAGAGGAGGCAAACCAGAACCCAAGAAGGGAAATGGAGGTGATGTGCAGTGTCATATAAGGGAGTGTCCAAGAGTGGTTGTACTAACAGTGGAGAGTGTAGACAGGGCATTAATGCCTGCTTTAGTTGCGGGAATAGAGGGCACATGA
- the LOC138348022 gene encoding uncharacterized mitochondrial protein AtMg00860-like, with translation MGHVMFDKGVEVDPRKTEAIKYLTKPLTPTDIPSFLGLDGYYRRFVEGFSSIDAPLKALMKKKVKQFKVHEKNYPSHDLELATVVFPLKL, from the exons ATGGGTCATGTTATGTTTGACAAAGGTGTGGAGGTAGACCCCAGAAAGACTGAGGCTATTAAATACTTGacaaaacctcttactcccaccGATATTCCTAGCTTCTTGGGATTGGATGGTTATTATCGTAGGTTTGTGGAGGGTTTTTCTTCAATTGATGCCCCACTCAAAGctttgatgaagaagaaagtcAA GCagttcaaggttcatgaaaagaattatccctctcatgacctggagttggCAACTGTGGTGTTTCCACTGAAACTGTAG